The following is a genomic window from Xenopus laevis strain J_2021 chromosome 2L, Xenopus_laevis_v10.1, whole genome shotgun sequence.
GCCTACTGTTGTGACGACAATGGGCACAGTGCAGCCAGCAATTGCATGGGAGACTGGGGGAGGGGGAATATGAAACAGAAGAAGAGACTGGTGACAGTTAGTGCCATAGTGAGCTGAGGTGAAGGGACCAACTAGAATAGGAGATTTCCTGATATTCCAATGGACTGGTCTGACCCTATGTGGGTGGAGGGGGCCTATTATTGTGAACAGGGCCCTGAAACCTCCTGTCATTTGATATACTATGAAATGATGGTTTTTGCTTTTCAAGCAcctatttaatgtatttatgtgTGATATATTCTGCATTCCCAGCAAGCCAACTGGAGGGAGATTGTTAACAAGAAGCTGAAGTTCCCTGTTAATCTGGTCAATGCCATCCATGATGGAAGCCTCCTACACGTACAACAGCTGCTGCAGGTGGGTGATGGAATGCTGCGCCAATTGGATGACACAGAAGACCGGTCATGGCGAGAGGCCCTCAACCTGGCCATCCGCACGGGGAACGAGGAGATCATGAAGACCCTACTGCATTGTGTGAAGTTTGATTTCCGGCAGATCCATGAGGCCCTTCTGGTGGCAGTAGATACCAACCAACCCCATGTGGTCAAGATGTTACTGGATCGGCTGGATCAGGAGAAAGGGAGTAAGATGGACATCAAGTCCTTCTCTATGGCCTTTTTTGACAACTCCATTGACAACTCCCGTTTTGCCCCTGGGGTGACCCCGCTGACTTTGGCTTGTGAAAAGGATCTGTATGAGATTGTGGAGATGCTGATGAAGAAGGGTCATGTCATCACAACCCCGCACAAGATTTCATGCACGTGTATGGAGTGCAGCAATGGGCGCAAGTATGATCTCCTCAAATTCTCTCTTTCCCGCATCAACACCTACAAGGGTATTGCCAGCAGGGCTTACCTGTCCATTGCCAGTGAGGATGCCATGCTAAGTGCCTTCAAACTGAGCCGCGAGCTGAAGCGCCTTTCTAGGAAGGAACCTGAGTTTAAGGTTTGTCCAAATATTATTTATCCTTTTGGCGTGTAGTAGGGGGCAGTATATACAAACTTCCTGCCAAATTGTGCTGAATAGTACAAgcggatacctatgctgccatcgttttatggttTATGGGGCTGTTTCTGCTATTTGCCTAATTATTAGCTggctataacatatatatatgggTCCTCTGATCCCACCCCTATGATTACTAGTCTATGGCCAATGCTGACCATGGAAGGCTGAACCTAGGATAGGCCTGAGACTGTAACGTGTATTTTGGTTTGTGCAGCCAGAATACCTGAGCCTGGAGAACCTGAGCCAGGAGTTTGCTGTGGAACTTCTGGGCATGTGCAGGAACCAGAGTGAGGTGACGGCGGTGCTGAATGACTTGGGAGATGACAGTGATGAAGAGGAGTTGGACAATCAGGCCTTTGAGGAGGGGATCCCTAACTTGGCCCGACTTCGTCTCGCTGTCCATCACAACCAAAAGAGGGTAGAGTTGCCCTAATGACCCAAACCCACCAACTTGACATTTGCCTTCACTCCTCTACCTGCACGTGACAATTAAAAGCAAACTGTTGATTGGTTGTTGTGATGGGTTTTGGAAAGATGTGCTCCACTGATTTGTGGGGTGAGGTGTCTGTACCTAAGAAGCTAATTGTGTTCTCATTTCCTTCCTGTTAGTTTGTGGCACACCCCATCTGCCAGCAGGTCCTCTCCTCCATCTGGAGTGGGAAGCTTTCTGGCTGGAGGGGCAGCAACACCATCTGGAAAATCTTCATTGCTTGCACCATCTTTATATCGATGCCCCTCCTGTGCATGGTGTACTGGCTGGCACCCAAATCCAAGGTAACCACATCTGGTGGCACATCAACTTGGAATTGAACCGCCCCAATAGATACACTCAACATGACCCATCCCCACTTTCTCTAATGTTGGTGAGACCCAGGTGTAAATTACTGGTCTAGATTATCAGGTTTAGCCCCACCCCTCTGTCtatgtttctttttcactaaaatcTGTGTCTATTGTGAAGAGGGAGCTGCCATAGGTCTAACCACTCTCCTTGTCACCTAGATTGGGAAAATACTAAAAATCCCAGTAATTAAGTTCCTTCTTCACTCGGCTTCGTATCTGTGGTTCCTCATCTTCCTCTTGCTGGAGTCTATTATCATGGAGCAGAGACATGACATCTACGAGGGCAGGAACCAGGCCATCTGGCAGAACTCCTTGCACATGATCTGGGTGACAGGTTGGTACAATGATGACCCAGTTCCATACAATGGTTCTGCTCTTCTTGTTGTGGGGGGTACAGTTGGGTAATATTGGTAGGTATTCATGGACTCCTAAACAACAAAACAGTGAACCCTATTTGCAACCATAAGGTAATAATGGAAACCtttgcccatagcaacccattAGATATTGACTTCATTATGGTAACTGCACTGGATAAATAACAGCTAACCgctcattggttgctgtgggttcctAGAGTCGGACATATGATGAGTGGGATCATTGGGAATGATAAGCTAGTAGGAGTTGCTATTCACTGTATGCTGGAGGGTGACCCACCCATGACTTCTGCACTCACTACTGATGTGTAATGCGGCAGGTTTCCTATGGCACGAGTGCAAGGAGGTCTGGATTGAAGGACTGCGCAGTTACTTCTTGGACTGGTGGAACTTCTTGGACATTGTGACCATTAGTATGTATCTGGCCTCCTTCTCCCTCAGGATCTTGGTGTTTGTGAAGGGCTACCTGGCCTGCCTGGAACTCCCCGACTCCGACCTCTGTTTCTACTTCACCAAATCAGGTGAGTGCTCAGCATTGGAGATGAGTGTAAAGCATTGAATCCACTACAGCCCAGTCACTCGGCCGAATTCATCCTCCCTAGATGGAATCATAATAactttcatatttaaaaagtttctttatttgtACATCTGATAAAACAGTGTCTGAGGTCTGACGTGTCTGGTttcacttcctcagagacctcctgTCTGCTGAATGTATTGATCTGTGTATTCCCTGGTCCTCGGAACTAGATAATCTGACACTTGTATTTGTATgaatgtagaaataagtcaaatcaactggactttctcAGTTCTGAATAACTTGTGATTTAttctcaattcagaaaaaaacagttggatgactggtgaaaggtCTTCagtaaaaacacagcaagtccagttgatttgacttatttctacagatataccatgacctggatgaatgagaatcttcacaaacatatttg
Proteins encoded in this region:
- the trpc2.l gene encoding short transient receptor potential channel 2 is translated as MEHLTQANWREIVNKKLKFPVNLVNAIHDGSLLHVQQLLQVGDGMLRQLDDTEDRSWREALNLAIRTGNEEIMKTLLHCVKFDFRQIHEALLVAVDTNQPHVVKMLLDRLDQEKGSKMDIKSFSMAFFDNSIDNSRFAPGVTPLTLACEKDLYEIVEMLMKKGHVITTPHKISCTCMECSNGRKYDLLKFSLSRINTYKGIASRAYLSIASEDAMLSAFKLSRELKRLSRKEPEFKPEYLSLENLSQEFAVELLGMCRNQSEVTAVLNDLGDDSDEEELDNQAFEEGIPNLARLRLAVHHNQKRFVAHPICQQVLSSIWSGKLSGWRGSNTIWKIFIACTIFISMPLLCMVYWLAPKSKIGKILKIPVIKFLLHSASYLWFLIFLLLESIIMEQRHDIYEGRNQAIWQNSLHMIWVTGFLWHECKEVWIEGLRSYFLDWWNFLDIVTISMYLASFSLRILVFVKGYLACLELPDSDLCFYFTKSERNEWNTEDPQFIAEVLFAVTSMLSFTRLAYILPAHETLGTLQISIGKMIDDMIRFMFILMIILTAFLCGLNNIYVNYPESQTLGNFNETFQFLFWTMFQMVDRTTVDMNHYTVAEFVGRALYGLFTIIMVIVLLNMLIAMITNSFQKIEDDADVEWKFARSKLYLSYFREGLTLPVPFNIIPTPKSLFYIIRRACRFICCSKPKKRQDYPPIATISNREVDGGISAGESRALYRLQVIKALVQRYIDTARREFEESRRKDLGNRITELNKNVIRLQSEVKNLRRSVVDSTGSGTNKSNENVLSQYIMKVKGSFQSYDQVSINSSKESSEVTIHQDNDQGLMPDDDCPPYPEEVVTNGVAGNGEANHLDENEAM